Proteins found in one Mesorhizobium sp. CAU 1732 genomic segment:
- a CDS encoding LysR substrate-binding domain-containing protein, translated as MENSLRSLPSLSRLRPFEAAARLESFTRAATELGLTQTAVSKQIAALELELGALLFDRRNRAVFLTDEGRRFGRVVSAALADIAAEASLLSDHRKSTGVVLHCQLCEAIYWLMPRLSDFHERHPSVEVRIVTSVEPITKASKPFDIAIQSTGRPSGATQLLFTAPDEIYPVCAPGLIDDRALPLSPGDLNAFPLLAHRVSPQEWMEWQDWFVAIGVAGPRARLVTFDSFPLTLQAAIAGRGMALGWDRTVGNLVAEGKLVRPCAESVRRPSDISVFRGSRRGPRKAVQALREWLEQQLID; from the coding sequence ATGGAAAACTCTCTTCGCAGTCTTCCCTCGCTGTCGAGGCTGAGACCCTTCGAGGCGGCCGCGAGGCTGGAAAGCTTCACGCGCGCGGCGACGGAGCTTGGCCTCACACAGACGGCGGTGAGCAAGCAGATCGCAGCCCTCGAGCTGGAACTCGGCGCACTCCTTTTTGACCGGAGGAATCGCGCGGTATTTTTGACGGATGAGGGCAGGCGCTTCGGGCGGGTCGTGTCGGCCGCGCTTGCCGACATCGCGGCTGAAGCTTCTCTTTTGAGCGATCATCGCAAGTCGACTGGGGTGGTCCTTCACTGCCAGCTATGCGAAGCAATCTATTGGTTGATGCCCCGGCTTTCGGACTTTCACGAGCGCCATCCGTCGGTGGAGGTCCGCATCGTGACGTCGGTGGAACCGATCACCAAAGCCAGCAAACCTTTCGATATCGCCATCCAGTCAACTGGCCGTCCCTCTGGTGCAACTCAACTGCTGTTCACCGCACCCGACGAAATTTATCCGGTCTGCGCGCCAGGCTTGATCGATGATCGAGCATTGCCGCTTTCTCCGGGTGACCTGAACGCGTTCCCACTGCTCGCGCACCGGGTGTCTCCGCAGGAGTGGATGGAGTGGCAGGACTGGTTCGTTGCAATCGGAGTGGCCGGGCCACGCGCTCGGTTGGTCACCTTCGACAGTTTCCCGTTAACGCTCCAAGCAGCGATCGCCGGGCGCGGCATGGCGCTTGGATGGGACCGAACCGTCGGCAATCTTGTCGCTGAGGGAAAGCTCGTCCGCCCGTGCGCGGAAAGCGTTCGTCGACCATCCGACATATCGGTTTTCCGAGGCTCACGGCGTGGTCCACGCAAGGCTGTTCAAGCGCTGCGAGAATGGCTGGAGCAGCAACTAATCGACTGA
- a CDS encoding putative quinol monooxygenase has product MSVTYIIGFTVRQGQEARFLSLLNGVLDAMRVEETYINATLHRDPERPGRYLLHETWADHDDVVNVQLARPYRAEWHAALPELLEGEREISVWEPLRSDSARNF; this is encoded by the coding sequence ATGAGCGTGACCTACATCATCGGATTCACCGTGCGGCAGGGGCAGGAGGCGCGCTTCCTGTCCCTGCTCAACGGGGTGCTCGACGCCATGCGCGTGGAGGAAACTTATATCAACGCCACGCTGCATCGCGACCCCGAACGCCCCGGCCGCTACCTTCTGCACGAAACCTGGGCGGATCACGACGACGTGGTGAACGTGCAACTCGCGCGGCCTTACCGCGCGGAGTGGCATGCGGCGCTGCCCGAACTTCTGGAGGGCGAGCGCGAGATCAGCGTCTGGGAGCCGCTGCGCAGCGACAGCGCCCGGAATTTCTGA
- a CDS encoding neutral zinc metallopeptidase, with protein sequence MRWRGRRESSNVEDRRGQGGGGGFGRSGRPIQIPLGRGVGGGGLSGIVILIVLFFVLRACGIDPMQILEGGGPATNPQISRDGATGDRPTDEQAQFVSVVLAETEDVWNGIFQAEGQTYREPALVLFAGQVQSACGFASSASGPFYCPGDSRLYLDTDFFDELSQRFGASGDFAQAYVVAHEVGHHVQNLIGVLPEFNRQRQAMSQTEANEMSIRVELQADCFAGIWAHFTDQKGLLEEGDIEEALNAAHQIGDDTLQRRTQGYVVPESFNHGTSEQRATWFQNGFANGRLADCDTFNNPV encoded by the coding sequence ATGCGTTGGAGAGGCCGTCGGGAAAGTAGCAATGTCGAGGATCGCCGCGGGCAGGGCGGCGGTGGAGGCTTCGGCCGGTCCGGGCGTCCGATCCAGATTCCGCTCGGTCGTGGCGTCGGCGGTGGCGGCCTTTCGGGCATCGTCATCCTGATCGTGCTGTTCTTCGTGCTGCGCGCATGCGGCATCGATCCGATGCAGATCCTCGAAGGCGGCGGGCCGGCCACCAATCCGCAGATCAGCCGGGATGGCGCGACGGGCGACCGTCCGACCGATGAGCAGGCCCAGTTCGTGTCCGTCGTGCTGGCCGAAACGGAGGACGTCTGGAACGGCATCTTCCAGGCGGAAGGCCAGACCTATCGCGAGCCGGCGCTCGTGCTCTTCGCGGGGCAGGTTCAGTCGGCCTGCGGCTTCGCCTCGTCGGCGTCAGGCCCGTTCTACTGTCCGGGCGACAGCAGGCTCTATCTGGATACCGATTTCTTCGACGAGCTGTCGCAGCGCTTCGGCGCGTCGGGCGACTTCGCGCAGGCCTATGTGGTGGCGCACGAGGTCGGCCATCACGTCCAGAACCTGATCGGCGTGCTGCCGGAATTCAACCGCCAGCGGCAGGCCATGAGCCAGACCGAGGCGAACGAGATGTCGATCCGCGTCGAGTTGCAGGCGGATTGCTTCGCCGGCATCTGGGCGCACTTCACCGATCAGAAGGGTTTGCTGGAAGAGGGCGACATCGAGGAAGCGCTCAACGCCGCGCACCAGATCGGCGACGACACGCTGCAGCGCCGCACGCAGGGCTATGTCGTGCCGGAGAGTTTCAACCACGGAACGTCGGAACAGCGCGCGACATGGTTCCAGAACGGGTTCGCGAATGGCCGCCTGGCGGATTGCGACACGTTCAACAACCCGGTGTGA
- the carA gene encoding glutamine-hydrolyzing carbamoyl-phosphate synthase small subunit: MADTTDATMSPWKPIKATAVLVLADGTVIEGQGLGAVGHVVAEVCFNTALTGYQEILTDPSYASQIVTFTFPHIGNVGANGEDIEDLTPAARTGAVGAIFKADITNPSNYRSADHLDAWLKRRGVIAMSGLDTRALTALIREKGTPNAVIAHAPDGVFDIEALKAAAREWSGLVGLDLAKAATSGQSSSWSETPWVWDEGYGEQSAPSMHVVAIDYGVKRNILRLIAGLGAKVTVVPATTSADDILAMKPDGVFLSNGPGDPAATGDYAVPVIQDLLKADVPVFGICLGHQMLALAVGGKTVKMHQGHHGANHPVKDHTTGKVEIVSMNHGFAVDSKSLPEGVEETHVSLFDGSNCGIALTGKPVFSVQHHPEASPGPQDSHYLFRRFANLIRERKGEPALAER; this comes from the coding sequence ATGGCCGATACGACTGACGCGACGATGTCCCCCTGGAAGCCGATCAAGGCCACCGCGGTTCTGGTTCTGGCCGATGGAACGGTCATCGAGGGACAGGGACTTGGCGCGGTCGGCCATGTCGTAGCCGAGGTCTGCTTCAACACCGCGTTGACCGGCTATCAGGAAATCCTCACCGACCCGTCCTACGCCAGCCAGATCGTCACCTTCACCTTCCCCCACATCGGCAATGTCGGCGCCAATGGCGAGGACATCGAGGATTTGACGCCCGCTGCCCGCACCGGCGCGGTCGGCGCGATCTTCAAGGCCGACATCACCAACCCGTCCAATTATCGCTCAGCGGACCATCTCGATGCGTGGCTGAAGCGCCGCGGCGTGATCGCCATGAGCGGTCTCGACACCCGCGCCCTCACCGCCCTCATCCGCGAAAAGGGCACGCCGAACGCGGTCATCGCGCATGCACCCGACGGCGTCTTCGACATCGAGGCGCTGAAGGCGGCCGCGCGTGAGTGGTCCGGCCTCGTCGGTCTCGACCTCGCCAAGGCAGCGACCTCCGGCCAGTCCTCGTCATGGAGCGAGACGCCCTGGGTCTGGGACGAAGGCTATGGCGAGCAGTCGGCCCCCTCGATGCATGTCGTCGCGATCGACTACGGCGTCAAGCGCAACATCCTTCGCCTCATCGCCGGTCTCGGCGCGAAGGTCACCGTCGTTCCCGCCACAACCTCGGCCGACGACATCCTCGCCATGAAGCCGGACGGCGTCTTCCTGTCGAACGGTCCCGGCGATCCGGCCGCGACCGGCGACTACGCCGTGCCGGTGATCCAGGACCTCCTGAAGGCCGATGTGCCCGTCTTCGGCATCTGCCTCGGCCACCAGATGCTGGCGCTCGCCGTCGGCGGCAAGACGGTGAAGATGCACCAGGGCCACCACGGCGCGAACCATCCGGTGAAGGACCACACCACCGGCAAGGTCGAGATCGTGTCGATGAACCACGGCTTCGCGGTGGATTCGAAGTCTCTGCCGGAAGGCGTTGAAGAGACTCACGTTTCGCTCTTCGACGGTTCCAACTGCGGCATCGCGCTCACCGGCAAGCCGGTCTTCTCCGTCCAGCATCACCCGGAAGCGTCGCCCGGCCCGCAGGATTCCCACTACCTCTTCCGCCGCTTCGCGAACCTCATCCGTGAGCGCAAGGGCGAGCCGGCTCTGGCCGAGCGCTGA
- a CDS encoding DMT family transporter produces MDKLATRNVGIFSILVAVLLLALSDALVKGAGERLALAQLVFLRSTFAILCILAFVSAFSSRSQRISLLGSRWVWVRSLCLAGMWISYYAALPFMSLSLAAACYYTAPVWMALLSRVVFGEAIGLAKAAAVAIAFFGVLVAVNPWGSEPSPVALLAIAAAFLYAIAALVTGRRCQNEDPVTLALNLNLVLVICGAIGVLTLLVLAPTHAEGFVFSAWPRLQPADWGLILFLALMHPVIEVAVAKAYQLASATTIGVFDNAYLPFAALWSFLLLSQTPTWSEVIGMLLIATAGVIIVRCR; encoded by the coding sequence ATGGACAAGCTCGCCACGCGCAATGTCGGCATCTTCAGCATCCTCGTCGCGGTGCTGTTGCTCGCTTTGTCCGATGCCTTGGTCAAAGGTGCCGGAGAGCGCCTTGCGCTGGCGCAACTTGTGTTTCTCCGATCGACATTTGCAATACTTTGCATCTTGGCTTTCGTCTCGGCATTTTCGAGCCGCTCGCAACGCATCAGCCTCTTGGGGTCGCGGTGGGTTTGGGTCCGCAGTCTGTGCCTTGCTGGAATGTGGATCAGCTATTACGCGGCACTCCCGTTCATGTCGCTCTCGCTCGCTGCCGCCTGCTACTACACGGCCCCCGTCTGGATGGCGCTTTTATCAAGAGTTGTGTTCGGGGAGGCGATCGGACTGGCCAAGGCAGCGGCGGTTGCGATAGCCTTTTTCGGCGTCCTAGTCGCCGTCAACCCATGGGGCAGCGAGCCATCCCCGGTTGCCCTCTTGGCCATCGCAGCAGCATTTCTCTACGCGATCGCAGCACTTGTTACAGGCCGCCGGTGCCAAAATGAGGATCCCGTCACGCTGGCGCTGAATCTCAATCTCGTGCTCGTGATCTGTGGGGCGATTGGCGTCCTTACGCTGTTGGTTCTTGCTCCGACGCATGCGGAGGGTTTCGTGTTCTCCGCTTGGCCAAGACTCCAACCAGCCGATTGGGGGCTGATCCTCTTTCTGGCACTTATGCATCCGGTTATCGAAGTCGCCGTTGCCAAAGCCTATCAACTTGCTTCCGCAACGACGATCGGCGTATTCGATAACGCCTATCTGCCGTTCGCGGCACTTTGGAGCTTCCTCCTACTGTCGCAGACACCCACCTGGAGCGAAGTGATCGGAATGCTGCTGATCGCGACAGCGGGCGTAATCATAGTCCGGTGTCGGTGA